Part of the Halobacteriovoraceae bacterium genome is shown below.
GTTTGCTTTTTGCATAATAGCTCATGGGGAGCTTCATTAATTTTCGGTAGATTCTTTGTCTTAGTTGACAGTGGGCCTCTGTACAAATATAGCGCACCCAGTAATAATGAAAGAATCTGGCCGGAAAATTGATGAGAACGACTCCTAAAAGTAAGAAAATGACCTTTAGCATTTCTTCTGATGTACCGGTTAGACCTTCATCGATAAAACGCTTTATAATTTCAACTTCGGCCCCTTTTACAGCTGCCAAGACGAAGGATAGTAAAATCGCTGAAAGTGCTTTCTTCCAATGAGGTGTAACATAAGGTAAAAGTTCTTTAAGTAGTTTGATCATTTTTTGACTATAACGTTTTTGGTGGAGGACGTAAATTTATGCGCAAGGCAATATTTTTAGATAGAGATGGTACAGTCATTGTGGATAAGCATTATCAATATTGCCCGAAAAGTATTGAGTATTTTAATGATACATTTAATTCACTTAAGGAGCTGCAAAAGAATGGATTTGATTTAGTCCTCATTACGAACCAATCTGGTATCGGAAGAGGCAAATTCACAGTTGATCAAATGCATGATTTACATAAACAAATGAATCAAGATCTAGAAAGTCATGGCCTGGATCCGTTTTTAGATATTTTTTATTGCCCACATGCCCCTGAGGAAAATTGTGAATGTCGTAAACCCGGCCCAGTCATGATTTTAAGAGCATGTGAAAAATGGAATATCGACCCAACACAATCATACATGATTGGCGATAAGGATATTGATGTTGAGGCCGGGACTAAAGCAGGGGTAAAGTCTTTTAAAGTAGATTATAAAAAAAAAGAGACTCTTTCAAATATACTTTCAAAAATAATTTGTTAGGTTGGAGAAGTTATTTTCTCAAAATATACCTGATATCCATCTTCTAGATCAAAGTCATCAGAGAATAGATTAAGAAGAGCTTGAGCTCCGTATTGTGCACCCTCGATGGTTTTTTCATCACTGGCCTCAACTAGTTCAATTTTTTGTCCATTTTCATCTTCTATAAACAGTTTATACATTTCAAACTCCTAAAATTTTTTTCTTCTTTGAAAGATTTTAACGCCAGAACTTTTACTTTTTGTTTTAAAAAAACTTCCTTTTTTTTGATTTTGTGTGGGAACTTCTTTCAAATTATTTACTGGAGTTGGAGAGTAAATTGGTGCAGCACTTTTTACTGAGATTTCATCACTTTTTTTGCTTAGCAATTTATCTGCAAGAACATTTCCGACTATACTTCCTGTGACAGCTCCGGCCGCTCCGGATATGAAGGGCCCCCAGCTTCCGACT
Proteins encoded:
- a CDS encoding HAD family hydrolase gives rise to the protein MRKAIFLDRDGTVIVDKHYQYCPKSIEYFNDTFNSLKELQKNGFDLVLITNQSGIGRGKFTVDQMHDLHKQMNQDLESHGLDPFLDIFYCPHAPEENCECRKPGPVMILRACEKWNIDPTQSYMIGDKDIDVEAGTKAGVKSFKVDYKKKETLSNILSKIIC